The Achromobacter pestifer genome includes a region encoding these proteins:
- the mlaD gene encoding outer membrane lipid asymmetry maintenance protein MlaD — MSREKTDFWVGLFVLLGAVALAFLALRAGNLSTFSFAPTYTLTANFDNVGGLKVRAPVKSAGVVVGRVAGISFDDKTFQAVVSVNLETAYQFPKDTSASILTSGLLGEQYLGLSAGSEEENFADGGKIRYTQSAVVLEQLISQFLYGSAEKQGSSAPEPAAKTPN; from the coding sequence ATGTCTCGCGAAAAAACCGACTTCTGGGTAGGCCTGTTTGTATTACTGGGCGCGGTCGCGCTGGCGTTCCTGGCGTTGCGCGCCGGCAACTTGAGCACCTTTTCTTTCGCCCCGACCTATACGCTGACGGCCAACTTCGATAACGTAGGCGGCCTCAAGGTGCGCGCGCCCGTCAAGAGCGCGGGGGTCGTCGTGGGCCGGGTTGCCGGCATCTCGTTCGACGACAAGACCTTCCAGGCGGTCGTCTCGGTCAACCTGGAAACGGCCTATCAGTTCCCCAAGGACACTTCGGCGTCCATCCTGACCTCGGGCCTGCTGGGCGAGCAATACCTGGGCCTGAGCGCGGGCAGCGAAGAGGAAAACTTTGCCGACGGCGGCAAGATCCGCTACACGCAAAGCGCTGTGGTGCTTGAACAACTGATCAGCCAGTTCCTGTACGGGTCGGCGGAGAAGCAAGGCTCGAGCGCGCCGGAACCCGCCGCGAAAACACCAAATTAA
- the mlaE gene encoding lipid asymmetry maintenance ABC transporter permease subunit MlaE, producing the protein MSGSNNAIGALGGWVRTRVAGIGYFTRFFGAMLGRSGIALSRPRLVSQQVHFIGNYSLLIIAVSGMFVGFVLGLQGYYTLNRYGSEEALGLLVALSLVRELGPVVTALLFAGRAGTSLTAEIGLMKAGEQLAAMEVMAVDPIRRVLVPRLWGGIIAMPILAAVFSMVGILGGWVVGVLLIGVDAGAFWSQMQNGVDVWKDVANGVIKSLVFGVTVTLVALYEGWQAKPTPEGVARATTRTVVVGSLAVLGLDFLLTALMFGN; encoded by the coding sequence ATGAGCGGATCCAACAACGCCATCGGCGCGCTGGGCGGCTGGGTACGCACCCGCGTTGCCGGCATCGGCTACTTCACCCGCTTCTTCGGCGCCATGCTGGGGCGCAGCGGCATTGCGCTGTCGCGTCCGCGCCTGGTGTCACAGCAGGTCCATTTCATCGGCAACTACTCGCTGCTGATCATTGCCGTGTCCGGCATGTTCGTGGGCTTCGTGCTGGGACTGCAGGGCTATTACACGCTGAACCGCTACGGCTCCGAAGAGGCGCTGGGCCTGCTGGTGGCCCTGTCGCTGGTGCGGGAACTCGGGCCCGTGGTCACGGCGCTGCTGTTCGCGGGCCGCGCGGGCACCTCGCTCACCGCGGAAATCGGCCTGATGAAGGCCGGCGAACAACTGGCGGCCATGGAAGTCATGGCCGTCGACCCCATACGCCGCGTGCTGGTGCCGCGCCTGTGGGGCGGCATCATCGCCATGCCCATCCTGGCGGCGGTGTTCTCCATGGTGGGCATCCTGGGCGGCTGGGTCGTGGGCGTGCTGCTGATCGGCGTGGATGCCGGCGCGTTCTGGTCGCAAATGCAGAACGGCGTCGACGTCTGGAAAGACGTGGCCAACGGCGTCATCAAGAGCCTGGTCTTCGGCGTCACCGTGACGCTGGTCGCGCTCTACGAGGGCTGGCAGGCCAAGCCCACCCCTGAAGGCGTTGCCCGCGCGACCACGCGCACCGTGGTGGTGGGCTCCCTGGCGGTACTTGGGCTGGACTTCCTGCTCACCGCCTTGATGTTTGGAAATTGA
- a CDS encoding MlaA family lipoprotein has protein sequence MNKKTICRIATVAAAGALMAGCAAPQNPDPRDPWEGFNRGVYKFNDTVDRAVFKPVAQAYTFVTPQPVRSCVHNIFSNVGELWSGTNSFLQGRGHDFVNTLGRFLFNTTMGVGGCFDVASANGARRIPNDFGTTLGVWGFSQGPYLVLPFFGSSSVRDGAGLIGDYAGTTYGYMGVDSIDNVRLRNSLWGLRVVDTRASLLSATDTIDRVALDPYSFVRDAYLQRRAAMVLGQKVDDESSLPNYEDDEDDAAPAAQPAAQPAAQPAAQPAAK, from the coding sequence ATGAACAAGAAAACTATTTGCAGGATTGCCACCGTCGCCGCCGCGGGCGCTCTGATGGCAGGCTGCGCCGCGCCGCAGAACCCGGATCCCCGCGATCCCTGGGAAGGCTTCAACCGGGGCGTCTATAAATTCAACGACACCGTCGACCGCGCCGTCTTCAAGCCGGTGGCGCAGGCCTACACCTTCGTCACGCCGCAGCCGGTGCGCAGCTGCGTGCACAACATCTTCAGCAACGTCGGCGAACTCTGGTCCGGCACCAACAGCTTCCTGCAAGGCCGCGGCCACGACTTCGTCAACACGCTGGGCCGCTTCCTGTTCAACACCACCATGGGCGTGGGCGGCTGCTTCGACGTCGCCTCGGCCAACGGCGCGCGCCGCATCCCGAACGACTTCGGCACCACGCTGGGCGTGTGGGGCTTCAGCCAGGGCCCGTACCTGGTGCTGCCGTTCTTCGGCTCGTCTTCCGTGCGCGACGGCGCAGGCCTGATCGGCGACTACGCCGGCACCACCTACGGCTACATGGGCGTCGATTCCATCGACAACGTCCGCCTGCGCAATTCGCTGTGGGGCCTGCGCGTGGTCGATACGCGCGCCAGCCTGCTGAGCGCCACCGACACCATCGACCGCGTTGCGCTCGACCCCTACAGCTTCGTGCGCGACGCCTATCTGCAGCGCCGCGCCGCCATGGTGCTGGGCCAGAAGGTGGACGACGAGTCCTCGCTGCCCAACTACGAAGACGACGAGGACGACGCTGCCCCCGCCGCGCAGCCGGCGGCACAGCCCGCTGCGCAACCCGCCGCGCAACCTGCAGCCAAGTAA
- a CDS encoding Bug family tripartite tricarboxylate transporter substrate binding protein, with amino-acid sequence MKSLRPLIAALAATAAFSGAAQAQTADWPAKPITMIVPYAPGGFADTRVRLLARKLGDSLGQPIVVENKAGAGGVVGTNLIARAAPDGYTIGTGNLAPMAVNPTLMKDMPYNPQKDLAPIILIENSPLVLSVNNELPVKTLADLIALAKKQPGKLSFGSSGVGGAHHLSGEMFREQAKIDIVHVPYKGGSLAATDLMGGHISMMFEMGYSALPAIQGAKIHPIAVTSAKRLAVLPDVPTMAESGLPGFESYNWQGIVAPAGTPAPIIAKLNAEFNRILKEPDVQKAIADTGSQAGGGTPEEFGAFIKSETEKWAHVIKAGNIQLQ; translated from the coding sequence ATGAAATCGTTGCGTCCCCTTATTGCCGCCCTGGCAGCCACCGCCGCCTTCAGCGGCGCCGCCCAGGCCCAGACCGCCGACTGGCCAGCCAAGCCCATCACCATGATCGTGCCTTATGCGCCGGGCGGCTTCGCCGACACCCGCGTGCGCCTTTTGGCGCGCAAGCTGGGTGATTCGCTGGGCCAGCCCATCGTGGTCGAAAACAAGGCGGGCGCGGGCGGCGTGGTCGGCACCAACCTGATCGCGCGCGCCGCGCCGGACGGCTACACCATCGGCACGGGCAATCTGGCGCCCATGGCGGTCAATCCGACGCTGATGAAGGACATGCCGTACAACCCGCAGAAAGATTTGGCCCCGATCATCCTGATCGAAAACAGCCCGCTGGTGCTGAGCGTGAACAACGAACTGCCGGTGAAGACGCTGGCGGACCTGATCGCGCTGGCCAAGAAGCAGCCCGGCAAGCTGTCCTTCGGTTCGTCCGGCGTGGGCGGCGCGCATCACCTGTCCGGTGAAATGTTCCGCGAACAGGCCAAGATCGACATCGTCCACGTGCCCTACAAGGGCGGCAGCCTGGCCGCGACCGACCTGATGGGCGGCCACATCTCGATGATGTTCGAAATGGGCTATTCCGCGCTGCCCGCGATCCAGGGCGCCAAGATCCACCCCATCGCGGTCACGTCGGCCAAGCGCCTGGCCGTGCTGCCCGACGTGCCGACCATGGCCGAATCCGGCCTGCCGGGCTTCGAGTCCTACAACTGGCAGGGCATCGTCGCCCCGGCCGGCACGCCCGCGCCCATCATCGCCAAGCTCAACGCCGAGTTCAACCGCATCCTGAAGGAGCCGGACGTGCAGAAGGCCATCGCCGACACCGGCAGTCAGGCCGGCGGCGGCACGCCCGAGGAATTCGGCGCCTTCATCAAGAGCGAAACCGAGAAGTGGGCCCACGTCATCAAGGCTGGGAACATCCAGCTTCAGTAA
- a CDS encoding ABC transporter permease: MTQPAATASQPLVQPRLDAGSGFPTLLRKELLRFWKVSFQTIAAPVITALLYLLVFAHVLEGRVMVYGSVPYTAFLIPGLMMMSMLQNAFANPSSSLIQSRITGNLVFMLLPPLSHRDIFAAYVLAAIVRGLAVGLCVWVVALFFVSLIPAHPLWLAVFAVLACGIMGVLGLIAGLWSEKFDQLAAFQNFLIMPATFLSGVFYSIHTLPAFWQSVSHWNPIFYTIDGFRYGFFSVSDVSPWRSLAVVTGVFLALSLYALRLLASGYKLRN; this comes from the coding sequence ATGACCCAGCCCGCCGCGACCGCCAGCCAGCCGCTGGTGCAGCCCCGCCTGGATGCGGGCTCCGGCTTCCCGACCTTGCTGCGCAAGGAATTGCTGCGCTTCTGGAAGGTCAGCTTCCAGACCATCGCCGCCCCGGTCATCACCGCGCTGCTGTACCTGCTGGTCTTCGCCCATGTGCTGGAAGGCCGCGTCATGGTGTACGGCAGCGTGCCCTACACGGCGTTCCTGATTCCCGGGCTCATGATGATGAGCATGCTGCAGAACGCCTTCGCCAATCCCTCGTCCTCGCTCATCCAGAGCCGCATCACGGGCAACCTGGTCTTCATGCTGCTGCCGCCGCTGTCGCACCGCGACATCTTCGCCGCCTACGTGCTGGCGGCGATCGTGCGCGGCCTCGCGGTCGGACTGTGCGTGTGGGTGGTGGCGCTGTTCTTCGTGTCGCTGATCCCGGCCCACCCGCTGTGGCTGGCCGTCTTCGCCGTGCTGGCCTGCGGCATCATGGGCGTGCTGGGCCTGATCGCCGGCCTCTGGTCCGAGAAATTCGACCAGCTCGCGGCCTTCCAGAACTTCCTCATCATGCCGGCCACCTTCCTGTCCGGCGTGTTCTATTCCATCCATACGCTCCCCGCCTTCTGGCAGAGCGTGTCCCACTGGAACCCCATCTTCTACACCATCGACGGCTTCCGCTACGGATTCTTCTCGGTGTCGGACGTCTCCCCCTGGCGCAGCCTGGCGGTGGTGACGGGGGTGTTCCTCGCGCTATCGCTCTATGCGCTGCGGCTACTGGCCAGCGGCTACAAACTCAGGAACTGA
- a CDS encoding BolA family protein yields the protein MLPTPAQVRQYIADGLPCEHLDVQGDGSHFDAVIVSTAFEGKRLIQRHQLVYAALGDRMKAEIHALSMRTLTPAEYQQAGK from the coding sequence ATGCTTCCCACTCCCGCGCAAGTCCGCCAATACATCGCGGACGGCCTGCCCTGTGAACATCTCGACGTGCAAGGCGACGGCTCGCATTTCGACGCGGTCATCGTCAGCACCGCCTTCGAAGGCAAGCGCCTGATCCAGCGCCACCAACTGGTCTATGCCGCGCTCGGCGACCGCATGAAGGCCGAAATCCATGCGCTGTCCATGCGCACGCTGACTCCCGCCGAATACCAGCAAGCAGGCAAGTAA
- a CDS encoding NAD(P)H-dependent flavin oxidoreductase, giving the protein MATRLTDLLKLHHPIVQAPMAGGATTVELVSEASKAGVLGSLGAAYMSPEQIEAAARDIRARTPLPFAINLFASVPEEPMRGDADRMLALMTRYHQQLGLPAPAAPGPQADPLPQQIEAILRVRPAVFSFTFGRMPAAAIARCRELGILTVGTATTVREAVALEADGVDAIVAQGAEAGGHRGTFLGGFEESLIGTMALVPQVADAVSVPVIASGGIMDGRGIAAALALGADLAQMGTAFLTTEESGINEAYKALLPASRAEQSRVTRAFSGRPARGIENAFMREADAIAADILPYPLQNALTRPMRTAGGKAGNTDVLSLWAGQGAPLARRESTSDLVARLARETAAAQARR; this is encoded by the coding sequence ATGGCTACCCGTCTGACTGATCTGCTCAAGCTGCACCATCCCATCGTCCAGGCCCCCATGGCCGGCGGCGCCACGACGGTGGAGCTGGTTTCCGAAGCATCGAAGGCGGGCGTCCTGGGTTCGCTCGGGGCGGCCTATATGAGCCCCGAGCAGATCGAGGCGGCAGCGCGCGACATCCGTGCGCGCACGCCGCTGCCGTTCGCCATCAACCTGTTCGCATCGGTGCCGGAAGAACCCATGCGGGGCGACGCCGACCGCATGCTGGCGCTGATGACGCGCTATCACCAGCAGTTGGGCCTGCCGGCGCCCGCCGCGCCCGGCCCTCAAGCCGACCCGCTGCCGCAACAGATCGAGGCCATCCTGAGGGTGCGTCCGGCCGTCTTCAGCTTCACCTTCGGCCGCATGCCGGCCGCGGCCATCGCGCGCTGCCGCGAGCTGGGCATCCTGACCGTGGGCACCGCGACCACCGTGCGCGAAGCGGTCGCCCTTGAAGCGGACGGCGTGGACGCCATCGTGGCGCAGGGCGCCGAGGCCGGCGGCCACCGCGGCACCTTCCTGGGTGGTTTCGAGGAATCGCTGATCGGCACCATGGCGCTGGTGCCCCAGGTGGCCGATGCAGTCTCTGTCCCTGTTATTGCGTCCGGCGGCATCATGGACGGCCGCGGCATCGCCGCCGCGCTGGCCTTGGGCGCCGATCTGGCACAAATGGGGACGGCCTTTCTGACCACCGAGGAATCCGGCATCAATGAAGCCTACAAGGCGCTGCTGCCCGCCTCCCGGGCAGAACAGTCGCGCGTGACGCGCGCGTTTTCCGGACGGCCGGCCCGCGGCATCGAAAACGCCTTCATGCGCGAAGCCGACGCGATTGCGGCCGACATCCTGCCGTATCCCCTGCAGAACGCACTGACGCGCCCCATGCGCACGGCGGGCGGCAAGGCCGGCAATACCGACGTACTGTCCCTGTGGGCCGGCCAGGGGGCCCCGCTCGCACGGCGCGAGAGCACCTCCGACCTGGTGGCGCGGCTGGCCCGGGAGACCGCGGCAGCGCAGGCGCGCCGCTGA
- a CDS encoding ABC transporter ATP-binding protein — MPAQTSKTPEFALRLEGVALGYGDFTVLRDISMDVRAGQVVAIMGGSGSGKTTLLRAATGQLTAQRGRVLAFGQDMAHVSRAELQSLRTRMGVLFQQGALFTDLNVFENVAFPLREHTKLAEPEVTERVLDKLDAVGLRAAAHLKVAEISGGMARRVALARAVVLEPELILYDEPFAGLDPISLGITARLIRNLADRLGCASVLITHDVHESFAIADQVYLVGQGKLAAAGTPEMLSASQDPYVQQFLKGEPDGPVAFQYPETPAFKKWLSQQEGRRA, encoded by the coding sequence ATGCCCGCTCAAACCAGCAAGACCCCGGAATTCGCCCTGCGCCTGGAAGGTGTGGCGCTAGGCTATGGTGATTTCACCGTCTTGCGCGACATTTCCATGGACGTGCGCGCCGGCCAGGTGGTCGCCATCATGGGCGGCTCGGGATCGGGCAAGACCACGCTGTTGCGCGCGGCCACCGGCCAGCTCACCGCGCAACGCGGCCGGGTGCTGGCCTTCGGCCAGGACATGGCCCACGTCAGCCGCGCCGAACTGCAATCGCTGCGCACGCGCATGGGCGTCCTATTTCAGCAGGGTGCGCTTTTCACTGACCTGAATGTGTTCGAGAACGTGGCCTTCCCGCTGCGCGAGCACACCAAACTGGCGGAGCCCGAAGTCACCGAACGCGTGCTGGACAAGCTCGACGCCGTCGGCCTGCGCGCGGCCGCGCATCTGAAGGTGGCGGAAATCTCCGGCGGCATGGCCCGGCGCGTGGCGCTGGCCCGCGCCGTGGTGCTGGAGCCCGAACTCATTCTGTACGACGAGCCGTTTGCCGGACTGGACCCGATCTCGCTGGGCATTACCGCCCGCCTGATCCGCAACCTGGCCGACCGGCTCGGCTGTGCCTCGGTGTTGATCACGCACGACGTGCATGAATCGTTTGCCATCGCGGACCAGGTGTACCTGGTCGGACAGGGCAAGCTTGCCGCCGCCGGCACCCCCGAAATGCTCTCGGCCTCGCAAGACCCCTACGTGCAGCAGTTCCTCAAAGGGGAGCCCGACGGCCCCGTCGCGTTCCAGTATCCCGAAACGCCCGCTTTCAAGAAGTGGCTTTCCCAACAGGAGGGGCGCCGCGCATGA
- a CDS encoding MlaC/ttg2D family ABC transporter substrate-binding protein, which translates to MRVPFVSLLQRLAFMGLLALGLTAGAQAKPDPNGSPDQFVLATANEALDVLKADGSVKAGNPARINQVVNEHILPYVNFQKTTRLAAGRYWRQANDVQKKELAEAFRGTLVRTYSGALTRVTSSTTVRALPFRGDPKADDVVVRTLISQGNDQPVGVDYRLEKTAQGWKIYDMNVEGIWLIENYRNQFAQQINRDGIDGLIKALNQRNQ; encoded by the coding sequence ATGCGAGTACCCTTTGTTTCCCTGCTGCAGCGTCTGGCTTTCATGGGCCTGCTGGCCCTGGGCCTGACCGCCGGCGCGCAGGCCAAACCCGACCCCAACGGTTCTCCCGACCAGTTCGTGCTGGCCACCGCCAATGAGGCCCTGGACGTGCTGAAGGCCGACGGCTCCGTCAAGGCCGGCAACCCCGCCCGCATCAATCAGGTCGTCAACGAACACATCCTGCCCTACGTCAACTTCCAGAAAACCACGCGGCTGGCCGCCGGCCGCTACTGGCGCCAGGCCAACGATGTGCAGAAAAAGGAACTGGCCGAAGCCTTCCGCGGCACCTTGGTGCGCACCTACAGCGGCGCGCTGACCCGCGTCACGTCCAGCACCACGGTCCGCGCGCTGCCGTTCCGCGGCGATCCCAAGGCCGACGACGTGGTCGTGCGCACCTTGATCTCCCAGGGCAACGACCAGCCCGTGGGCGTCGACTACCGCCTGGAAAAGACTGCCCAGGGCTGGAAGATCTACGACATGAACGTCGAAGGCATCTGGCTCATCGAGAACTACCGCAACCAGTTCGCGCAGCAGATCAACCGCGACGGCATCGACGGCCTGATCAAGGCGTTGAACCAACGCAACCAATGA
- a CDS encoding ABC transporter ATP-binding protein: protein MSAVSLENVSKVYSPRQRGWQKLLGRPPAAGFQALDNVSLNIEHGEFFGLLGPNGAGKTTLISILAGLAHASSGRATVCGYDVVADYKSARRALGVVPQELVYDPFFTVRETLRIQSGYFGLRKNDDWIDEILFNLGLADKANSNMRALSGGMKRRVLVAQALVHRPPVIVLDEPTAGVDVDLRRTLWEFISRLNKAGHTIMLTTHYLEEAEALCGRIAMLKRGRIVALDTTQALMARVGGVDLEDAFVRIMHAGDEQPAPALQPEEISS from the coding sequence ATGTCCGCCGTCAGTCTAGAAAACGTCTCCAAGGTCTACTCCCCGCGCCAGCGCGGCTGGCAGAAGCTGCTCGGACGCCCGCCCGCCGCCGGCTTCCAGGCGCTGGACAATGTCAGCCTGAACATCGAGCACGGCGAGTTCTTCGGCCTGCTCGGCCCCAATGGCGCCGGCAAGACCACGCTGATCTCGATCCTGGCCGGCCTGGCGCACGCCAGTTCGGGCCGCGCCACGGTCTGTGGATACGACGTCGTGGCCGACTACAAGTCGGCGCGGCGGGCCTTGGGCGTAGTGCCGCAAGAACTGGTCTATGACCCGTTCTTCACGGTGCGCGAAACCCTGCGCATCCAGTCCGGCTATTTCGGCCTGCGCAAGAACGACGACTGGATCGACGAAATCTTGTTCAACCTGGGGCTGGCCGACAAGGCCAACTCCAATATGCGGGCTCTGTCCGGCGGCATGAAGCGCCGCGTGCTAGTGGCCCAGGCGCTGGTGCACCGTCCGCCCGTGATCGTGCTGGACGAACCCACCGCCGGCGTGGACGTGGACCTGCGCCGCACGCTGTGGGAATTCATTTCGCGCCTGAACAAGGCCGGCCACACCATCATGCTGACCACCCACTACCTGGAAGAAGCGGAAGCCCTGTGCGGCCGCATCGCCATGCTCAAGCGCGGCCGCATCGTGGCGCTGGACACCACCCAGGCCCTGATGGCCCGCGTCGGCGGCGTCGACCTGGAAGACGCCTTCGTGCGCATCATGCACGCAGGCGACGAACAACCCGCGCCCGCCCTGCAACCCGAAGAGATCTCGTCATGA